Proteins encoded by one window of Acuticoccus sp. MNP-M23:
- a CDS encoding helix-turn-helix transcriptional regulator produces MSEIEAGTAGPLFEDFLRDEGTYAATTEQAVKRVLAFQLAAAMKDEGITKAEMARRLETSRSQLDRLLDPANESVSLGVLGRAAKVLGRRLRVELV; encoded by the coding sequence ATGAGCGAGATCGAAGCCGGCACCGCCGGCCCCCTGTTCGAGGATTTTCTCCGCGACGAGGGGACGTATGCCGCAACCACCGAGCAGGCGGTCAAGCGCGTGCTGGCGTTTCAGCTGGCCGCCGCGATGAAGGACGAGGGCATCACCAAGGCGGAGATGGCGCGGCGGCTGGAGACGAGCCGGTCGCAGCTGGACCGGCTGCTTGATCCGGCGAACGAGAGTGTTTCGTTGGGGGTTTTGGGGCGGGCGGCTAAGGTTTTGGGGCGGCGGTTGCGGGTGGAGTTGGTCTGA
- a CDS encoding type II toxin-antitoxin system RelE/ParE family toxin gives MDDGKRLPARFFQSDAGRIPVRDWLLALTPADRKAIGDDIRTAEFGWPLGMPLCRAIRGVKGLWEVRTDLPGGRIGRVFFCSHDGSMVLLHGFIKTTQKTPPKEIATAVQRMKGLR, from the coding sequence ATGGATGACGGCAAGCGGCTGCCGGCCCGGTTCTTTCAGTCGGACGCGGGGCGCATTCCGGTTCGCGACTGGCTGCTTGCGCTGACGCCGGCGGACCGCAAGGCGATTGGCGACGACATTCGCACGGCCGAATTCGGCTGGCCGCTGGGGATGCCGCTCTGCCGAGCGATCCGCGGCGTGAAGGGATTGTGGGAGGTCCGCACGGATCTTCCGGGCGGGCGGATCGGGCGCGTGTTCTTCTGCAGCCACGACGGGAGCATGGTTCTCCTCCACGGCTTCATCAAGACGACGCAGAAGACGCCGCCGAAGGAAATTGCGACTGCAGTACAGCGTATGAAGGGTTTGCGATGA
- a CDS encoding cation:proton antiporter, with the protein MSDSFFGLDPYHVLIAAVGGVVILAYWLPRFASSREPAASGLLIVMAALVFSLLPGMPAALDPRESPKVWELASEIAVIAALFGTGIKIDNIRSLSRWRPTIMLLAVAMPLTILAVALLGHYMAGLTIAGAILLGAVLSPTDPVLAGDVQVGPPLAGGEHRVRFTLTAEAGLNDGLAFPFVYLGLIVAAQGFDPSAWGLEWLGRDVIYRIGVGSLLGAGFGWLLGQVLFIVPRKAPLADTVSGIVALAGVLLCYGGTELAEGYGFIAVFVMGLTLRRIERGHDFHRRLHDFTEAIEHAITAIILVGLGAAIPILFQDLTLVHVVIAVLLIFVVRPAAGWLSLAGTNVGGRNRAVIAIYGVRGVGSVYYLAYAQSHIEFVNEPQLWALVAFVILLSTMVHGLTAGMAMERIGPDGDER; encoded by the coding sequence GTGAGTGACAGCTTTTTCGGCCTCGACCCCTACCACGTGCTGATTGCGGCCGTTGGCGGCGTCGTCATCCTCGCCTACTGGCTGCCCCGCTTCGCCTCCTCGCGCGAACCTGCAGCATCGGGCCTTCTCATCGTGATGGCGGCGCTGGTGTTTTCGCTCCTGCCCGGGATGCCGGCTGCGCTCGACCCGCGCGAGAGCCCGAAGGTGTGGGAGCTTGCCAGCGAGATCGCGGTGATTGCGGCGCTCTTCGGCACCGGGATCAAGATCGACAACATCCGCAGCCTGTCCCGCTGGCGGCCGACGATCATGCTCCTCGCCGTCGCGATGCCGCTCACCATTCTCGCAGTCGCCCTCCTCGGCCACTACATGGCGGGGCTCACCATCGCCGGCGCCATCCTGCTGGGTGCCGTGCTTTCGCCGACCGACCCGGTGCTGGCCGGCGACGTGCAGGTCGGCCCGCCCCTTGCCGGCGGCGAGCACAGGGTCCGCTTCACGCTGACCGCCGAGGCGGGGCTCAACGACGGGCTCGCCTTCCCGTTCGTCTATCTCGGCCTCATTGTCGCCGCGCAGGGGTTCGACCCCAGCGCATGGGGCCTCGAGTGGCTGGGGCGTGACGTCATCTACCGGATCGGCGTCGGCTCGCTGCTTGGCGCGGGGTTCGGGTGGCTGCTCGGGCAGGTTCTCTTCATCGTGCCGAGGAAGGCGCCGCTGGCCGACACGGTGTCCGGTATTGTCGCGCTCGCCGGCGTCCTCCTCTGCTACGGCGGGACGGAGCTTGCCGAGGGTTACGGCTTCATCGCCGTGTTCGTGATGGGGCTGACCTTGCGCCGGATCGAACGCGGGCACGACTTCCACCGCCGCCTGCACGACTTCACCGAAGCGATCGAGCACGCCATCACCGCGATCATCCTCGTGGGGCTGGGGGCGGCCATTCCGATCCTGTTCCAGGACCTGACGCTGGTTCACGTGGTGATTGCGGTGCTGCTGATCTTCGTGGTGCGGCCGGCGGCGGGCTGGCTTTCGCTCGCCGGCACGAACGTTGGCGGGCGCAACCGCGCGGTGATCGCGATCTACGGCGTGCGCGGTGTGGGCTCGGTCTACTACCTCGCCTACGCGCAGAGCCACATCGAGTTCGTGAACGAGCCTCAGCTGTGGGCGCTGGTGGCGTTCGTCATCCTGCTCTCGACGATGGTGCACGGCCTGACGGCGGGGATGGCGATGGAGCGGATCGGGCCGGATGGGGATGAGAGGTGA
- a CDS encoding cupin domain-containing protein, translating to MPPDRDLPHHAGDAPAANVESLRFAPGHHIPNNNLLPALLMRGAAGETGAKAIIALFARNGWGGAWQYTVFPFHHYHPNAHEVLAVVSGRADIELGGPEGSVVSVAAGDVMVLPAGTGHCRVAASDDFSVCGAYPAGQENYETLRGEAPVTAAARAQIAAVPLPAADPVFGKAGPLVSLWRDAAAKAR from the coding sequence GTGCCGCCGGATCGAGATCTGCCCCACCATGCCGGCGATGCCCCGGCCGCTAACGTCGAGAGCCTGCGCTTCGCGCCCGGCCATCACATCCCCAACAACAACCTCCTGCCTGCGCTCCTGATGCGCGGTGCTGCCGGCGAGACGGGCGCCAAAGCCATCATCGCCCTGTTTGCCCGCAATGGCTGGGGCGGCGCATGGCAATATACGGTGTTCCCGTTTCACCACTATCACCCCAATGCGCACGAGGTGCTGGCGGTGGTCTCCGGCCGGGCCGACATTGAACTTGGCGGGCCGGAGGGGAGCGTGGTCAGCGTGGCAGCGGGCGATGTGATGGTGCTTCCCGCCGGCACAGGCCATTGCCGCGTTGCCGCCAGCGACGACTTTTCCGTCTGCGGCGCGTACCCCGCCGGCCAGGAGAATTACGAGACGCTCCGCGGCGAAGCCCCCGTCACCGCAGCGGCAAGAGCGCAGATTGCGGCAGTCCCGCTTCCCGCGGCGGACCCGGTCTTCGGCAAGGCCGGCCCGCTCGTTTCGCTCTGGCGGGACGCCGCGGCAAAGGCACGGTGA
- a CDS encoding HlyD family type I secretion periplasmic adaptor subunit produces the protein MSASDKKLDPDRPIFAKSMERYIGMGLIAILVLVVGFGGWAAMANISGAVVAPGKVAVGSRVKEIQHREGGIVREILVEDGDRVKAGQLLILLDDTQSRAARDVVSGQLIAYRARMDRLAAERDHLDGVTFRDTLEKRAANDPVIAEILSSQRGIFAARRATQAGQTTQLDEQLSQLDEQIKGLDAQRGAKQREIVLVNDELADLRQLLERDLVPRSRVVGREREAVRLEGEEGDLTSRIATARGRMAEIRVQKLQVEKEFQQTVLDDIERLQTEIATLTERTVAADDELSRVEVVAPVAGLVHEMAVSTVGGVIAPGATILKIVPDSDELIVEAQVSPINVDEISMGQDAHVMFSGLSSRETPRLNAVVQTISADSTRDEQTRMDFFTVRISLTEEEIERLGGDVTLTPGMPAEVFIRTRDRSVLDFLIEPLLEAANVTFREG, from the coding sequence ATGAGCGCCTCAGACAAGAAACTCGACCCGGACCGCCCGATCTTCGCCAAGTCCATGGAGCGATACATCGGGATGGGGCTCATCGCGATCCTCGTTCTGGTGGTGGGCTTTGGCGGCTGGGCGGCCATGGCCAACATCTCCGGCGCGGTGGTTGCGCCCGGCAAGGTGGCCGTCGGCTCCCGCGTCAAGGAAATCCAGCACCGGGAGGGCGGGATCGTCCGCGAGATTCTGGTGGAGGACGGCGACCGGGTGAAGGCCGGCCAGCTCCTCATCCTCCTCGACGATACGCAAAGCCGTGCCGCACGCGACGTTGTGAGCGGCCAGCTGATCGCCTATCGCGCCCGAATGGATCGCCTCGCCGCCGAGCGCGACCATTTGGATGGTGTCACCTTCCGCGACACCCTCGAAAAGCGCGCGGCCAACGATCCGGTGATTGCCGAGATCTTGTCCAGCCAGCGGGGGATCTTCGCTGCGCGCCGGGCGACGCAGGCCGGACAGACCACCCAGCTCGACGAGCAGCTTTCCCAGCTGGACGAGCAGATCAAGGGCCTCGACGCCCAGCGCGGCGCCAAGCAGCGCGAGATCGTGCTGGTCAACGACGAGCTTGCCGATCTGCGCCAGCTTCTGGAACGTGACCTTGTCCCCCGTTCCCGCGTTGTCGGGCGCGAGCGGGAGGCGGTGCGGCTGGAGGGCGAGGAAGGCGACCTCACCTCCCGCATTGCGACCGCACGGGGACGGATGGCAGAAATCCGGGTCCAGAAGTTGCAGGTGGAAAAGGAATTCCAGCAGACCGTGCTCGACGATATCGAGCGGCTGCAGACCGAAATTGCGACGCTGACAGAGCGCACCGTGGCCGCCGACGACGAGCTGTCGCGGGTCGAGGTGGTCGCCCCGGTGGCAGGGCTGGTGCACGAAATGGCCGTCTCCACCGTGGGCGGCGTCATTGCACCCGGCGCAACCATCCTGAAGATCGTGCCGGACTCGGACGAGCTGATTGTGGAGGCGCAGGTCTCCCCCATCAACGTCGACGAAATTTCGATGGGGCAGGACGCGCACGTGATGTTCTCCGGCCTCTCCAGCCGCGAGACGCCGCGCCTCAACGCCGTGGTGCAGACCATTTCGGCCGACTCCACCCGCGACGAGCAGACGCGAATGGACTTCTTCACCGTGCGCATCTCCCTCACCGAAGAAGAGATCGAACGCCTTGGCGGCGATGTGACCCTGACGCCGGGAATGCCGGCCGAAGTCTTCATCCGCACCCGCGACCGCAGCGTGCTGGACTTCCTGATCGAGCCGCTGCTGGAAGCCGCCAACGTCACCTTCCGCGAGGGCTGA
- a CDS encoding type I secretion system permease/ATPase, translating to MRNARGALIAIGVFSFVINVLMLTGPIYMLQIYDRVLSSGSIPTLIALSVIVMALYGFMAVLDLIRQRILIRIGHKFDDGMGSTAFSAYVDAPMKLGPQGAQLQPIRDVDQLRQFFASPGITALFDMPWMPLYLAVVYMIHPYLGMLATVGAIILVAIAIITDRAARKAVAESGELSTKRSMFAESSRRNAEVVRGMGMLTGIGSVWQGLNRNFLRSNARAAEIISTSSVATKVFRLFLQSAVLGLGAYLAVEQIISPGAMIASSIIMSRALQPIEAAVSNWRQFLSSKQAYRRLNATLTATDEADKMSLPVPRQGLASQTVTVVAPGGRTPIIVDVSFKVPAGQAVGIIGRSGSGKSTLARALVGVWPIARGAVMLDGAPIDQFRPEELGRHIGYLPQDVELFQGTVADNIARFDPDFTPESVVEAAKAAGVHELILDLADGYNTPIGEGGAALSGGQRQRVALARALYGKPFLVVLDEPNSNLDAEGDKALASAIAAVRGRGGVAVIVAHRPSAVANVDLILMMDGGRVRDFGPREEIMARVTRPRNDMRVVGKPEAAE from the coding sequence ATGCGAAACGCCCGCGGTGCACTTATCGCGATCGGGGTGTTTTCGTTCGTTATCAATGTGCTGATGCTGACCGGCCCCATCTACATGCTGCAGATTTATGATCGGGTCCTGTCCTCAGGCAGCATTCCGACGTTGATCGCACTGTCCGTCATCGTGATGGCGCTCTACGGTTTCATGGCGGTGCTGGACCTCATCCGCCAGCGCATCCTCATCCGGATCGGCCATAAATTTGACGACGGGATGGGCTCCACCGCCTTCTCCGCCTACGTCGACGCCCCCATGAAGCTTGGCCCCCAGGGTGCACAGCTCCAGCCGATCCGCGATGTGGACCAGCTGCGCCAGTTCTTCGCCTCGCCGGGCATCACTGCCCTGTTCGACATGCCGTGGATGCCGCTTTATCTGGCGGTGGTCTACATGATCCACCCCTATCTCGGGATGCTTGCCACGGTCGGCGCCATCATCCTCGTCGCCATTGCCATCATCACCGACCGTGCGGCCCGCAAGGCGGTCGCAGAATCCGGCGAACTTTCCACCAAGCGTTCGATGTTCGCCGAATCCTCCCGGCGCAATGCCGAGGTCGTGCGCGGCATGGGGATGCTGACCGGGATCGGCTCGGTCTGGCAGGGCCTCAACCGCAACTTCCTGCGCTCCAACGCCCGCGCTGCCGAAATCATCTCCACCTCTTCGGTGGCAACCAAGGTGTTCCGCCTGTTCCTGCAGTCCGCAGTGCTCGGCCTTGGCGCCTACCTTGCGGTGGAGCAGATCATCTCGCCGGGGGCGATGATTGCGTCCTCCATCATCATGAGCCGCGCGCTGCAGCCCATCGAGGCGGCCGTGTCCAACTGGCGCCAGTTCCTGTCCTCCAAACAGGCCTACCGCCGGCTGAACGCCACGCTGACCGCAACCGACGAAGCCGACAAGATGTCCCTCCCGGTGCCCCGGCAGGGTCTCGCATCGCAGACGGTCACTGTCGTTGCCCCGGGCGGGCGCACACCCATCATCGTGGACGTGTCGTTCAAGGTGCCGGCCGGTCAGGCCGTCGGCATCATCGGACGGTCCGGTTCCGGCAAGTCGACCCTGGCCCGCGCGCTAGTCGGCGTGTGGCCGATCGCCCGCGGCGCAGTCATGCTGGACGGCGCCCCGATCGACCAGTTCCGGCCCGAAGAGCTCGGCCGCCACATCGGCTACCTGCCGCAGGACGTCGAGCTTTTCCAGGGCACAGTGGCCGACAACATCGCCCGCTTCGATCCCGACTTCACGCCCGAATCCGTGGTGGAAGCTGCGAAGGCTGCCGGTGTCCACGAGCTGATCCTCGACCTTGCGGACGGTTACAACACCCCGATCGGCGAAGGCGGGGCCGCGCTCTCCGGCGGCCAGCGCCAGCGCGTCGCCCTGGCGCGCGCACTTTACGGCAAGCCCTTCCTTGTGGTGCTGGACGAACCGAACTCCAACCTCGACGCCGAGGGTGACAAGGCTCTGGCCAGCGCCATCGCAGCCGTGCGCGGACGCGGCGGCGTGGCTGTCATCGTCGCGCACCGCCCCTCCGCCGTCGCCAATGTCGACCTCATCTTGATGATGGATGGCGGCCGCGTCCGCGACTTCGGTCCGCGCGAGGAAATCATGGCGCGGGTCACCCGCCCCCGTAACGACATGCGCGTCGTCGGCAAACCGGAAGCTGCCGAATGA